In Oligoflexia bacterium, the following are encoded in one genomic region:
- the ctaD gene encoding cytochrome c oxidase subunit I, whose translation MRTTKITEENQNYLSHHKGLKSWLFTLDHKRIGLMFLGAILSFFLLGGLLALGVRLELFAPGKQLMDADTYNKFFTMHGMIMVFLFIVPSTPSALGNFVLPMMVGAKDVAFPRLNLLSFYVYLAGALLALSTLIFGGLDTGWTFYTPYSSQIAGPVIIMGLAVFIMGFSSILTGLNFVVTIHKLRAPGMTWFDMPLFLWAMYATSVIQILATPVIGITMLLLVFERAFGIGIFDPQMGGDPVLFQHFFWFYSHPVVYIMILPAMGIVSELIAVFSHKKIFGYKPIAYSSVAIAGVSFLVWGHHMFVSGQSSYAAILFSLLTFAVAVPTAIKVFSWIATMYKGSIDLKTPMIYALSFLFLFTIGGLTGVFLGAIAVDVHLHDTYFVVAHFHYVMFGGAVVAFLGGLHYWWPKMTGKMYNECWGRIGAVLVWFSFNLTFMPQFIAGFKGMPRRYYNYDASYEIYNQLSTIGSTLLGIGFFIVAINLLMSLKKSAAKAPDNPWGALTLEWESSSPPYHENFREQPVLKHGPYDFEKVEVEA comes from the coding sequence ATGAGAACAACAAAAATAACAGAAGAAAATCAAAATTATCTAAGTCATCACAAAGGTTTAAAGTCATGGCTATTCACGCTGGACCATAAGCGCATTGGTCTAATGTTTTTAGGAGCCATTTTAAGCTTTTTCTTGCTGGGTGGATTGTTGGCTTTAGGTGTGCGTTTAGAACTGTTTGCTCCGGGCAAACAATTGATGGATGCGGATACTTACAACAAGTTTTTTACCATGCATGGTATGATTATGGTTTTTCTATTTATTGTGCCTTCTACACCGTCAGCTTTAGGGAACTTTGTTTTACCGATGATGGTAGGCGCAAAAGATGTGGCTTTTCCGCGGTTAAATTTACTTAGCTTTTATGTTTATCTTGCTGGAGCTTTACTTGCATTATCAACGCTTATTTTTGGTGGTTTGGACACGGGATGGACTTTTTACACACCTTACAGCTCTCAAATTGCTGGTCCCGTGATTATCATGGGTTTGGCAGTGTTTATTATGGGTTTTTCATCCATTCTAACAGGCTTAAATTTTGTGGTGACCATCCATAAACTTAGAGCTCCAGGCATGACTTGGTTTGATATGCCTTTATTTCTTTGGGCAATGTATGCAACTTCTGTGATACAGATTTTAGCAACACCGGTTATAGGGATTACCATGCTGTTATTGGTTTTTGAAAGAGCTTTTGGAATTGGGATATTTGATCCACAAATGGGAGGAGATCCCGTTTTATTCCAACATTTCTTTTGGTTTTACTCGCATCCCGTAGTGTACATTATGATCTTACCGGCCATGGGTATTGTCAGTGAGTTGATCGCAGTATTTTCCCATAAAAAAATCTTTGGTTACAAACCTATTGCCTACTCAAGTGTGGCCATTGCTGGAGTTAGCTTTTTAGTTTGGGGACACCATATGTTTGTCAGTGGTCAGTCATCGTATGCTGCCATTTTATTTAGCTTGTTAACGTTTGCAGTTGCTGTACCAACAGCTATTAAGGTGTTCAGCTGGATTGCAACCATGTACAAAGGTTCCATTGATTTAAAAACACCCATGATTTATGCCCTATCATTTTTGTTTTTATTTACCATTGGCGGATTGACCGGGGTATTTTTAGGAGCCATTGCTGTGGATGTGCATTTGCATGACACTTATTTTGTTGTAGCGCATTTTCACTATGTTATGTTTGGTGGAGCAGTGGTAGCATTTCTTGGTGGCTTGCATTACTGGTGGCCAAAAATGACAGGTAAAATGTACAATGAGTGCTGGGGACGCATTGGTGCAGTGTTGGTTTGGTTCTCATTTAATCTTACTTTTATGCCGCAGTTTATTGCTGGCTTCAAAGGTATGCCAAGACGTTATTATAATTATGATGCAAGTTATGAAATTTATAACCAGCTTTCAACCATTGGTTCAACCTTGTTGGGTATTGGATTTTTTATTGTAGCCATTAATTTATTGATGAGCTTGAAAAAATCAGCAGCGAAAGCGCCAGACAATCCATGGGGTGCATTGACTTTAGAGTGGGAATCAAGTTCTCCTCCATACCATGAAAATTTTAGAGAGCAGCCAGTGTTAAAGCACGGTCCGTATGATTTTGAAAAAGTAGAGGTAGAAGCATGA
- a CDS encoding cytochrome c oxidase subunit 3 family protein, with amino-acid sequence MSGKTGYLAHHFAELDQQKESAKLGMWLFLLTEILLFGGVFVAYAVFRSLYPETFINAHKHLNVMLGGINTLVLIASSLTVALAIREIQLDRRQNCTYLLLTTIILAGVFLVIKYFEYSHKIHAGLLPGKFFTYTGIEGTNPHLFFSLYFLLTGIHALHIVIGIAVLTWVMIKNHKGHFSGEYYVPVEMGGLYWHLVDLIWIFLFPLLYLIG; translated from the coding sequence ATGAGCGGAAAAACAGGATATTTAGCGCATCATTTTGCTGAGCTGGATCAACAAAAAGAATCAGCAAAATTAGGTATGTGGCTTTTTTTGTTAACTGAGATTTTATTGTTTGGTGGTGTTTTTGTAGCCTATGCCGTGTTTAGATCTTTGTACCCAGAAACATTCATCAATGCGCATAAACATTTGAATGTAATGTTGGGAGGCATCAATACTTTGGTGCTGATTGCCAGCTCTTTAACAGTTGCCTTGGCTATAAGAGAAATTCAACTGGATCGTAGACAAAATTGTACATACCTGTTGTTGACAACAATTATTTTGGCTGGAGTATTCTTGGTGATCAAGTACTTTGAGTACAGCCATAAGATTCACGCGGGTTTATTGCCAGGAAAATTCTTTACCTACACAGGTATTGAAGGCACCAATCCACATTTGTTCTTTTCTCTTTATTTTCTATTAACAGGTATTCATGCCTTGCACATCGTCATTGGTATAGCTGTTTTAACTTGGGTTATGATTAAAAACCATAAAGGTCATTTTTCAGGTGAATATTATGTCCCTGTTGAAATGGGGGGCTTGTATTGGCACTTGGTGGATTTGATTTGGATTTTCCTATTTCCTTTATTGTATTTAATTGGATAA
- a CDS encoding cytochrome C oxidase subunit IV family protein, with the protein MSTKHEHHVLPLKVYFAVAGALFVLTAITVAVSYVDFNAMTGISNLNLVIAMLVATIKGSLVALIFMHLWFDDKLYSLAFVVGLLILGIFISITVLDEQKRAGSYDERLNQPIVEQVEYKKADDHHQEQH; encoded by the coding sequence ATGAGTACAAAACACGAACATCATGTATTACCTTTAAAAGTATATTTTGCAGTGGCAGGGGCACTGTTTGTGCTAACCGCTATAACAGTTGCTGTGTCGTATGTAGATTTTAATGCAATGACGGGTATCAGTAATCTTAACTTGGTAATTGCCATGTTGGTGGCTACCATTAAAGGTAGTTTGGTGGCACTTATTTTTATGCACTTGTGGTTTGATGATAAATTATACTCATTAGCCTTTGTGGTAGGATTATTGATTTTGGGTATTTTTATATCCATTACTGTGTTGGATGAACAAAAAAGAGCAGGTTCTTACGATGAAAGGCTCAATCAGCCTATTGTTGAGCAAGTGGAGTATAAAAAGGCGGATGACCATCATCAAGAACAGCATTAA
- a CDS encoding endonuclease/exonuclease/phosphatase family protein — MLKQKKISLSTSFILCFFLLFCACKNQLLKTQHHNSNKKTNLFIMTYNVENLFDIKDDPKKDDETFLPYALKKNKKHHAHCAKIRNYKWKKQCFDLNWDKIAYETKLKNIAHVIALQNKNNGPDILFLQEIENINVLQDLNQLLPKKVQFQSISLIEGQDTRGIDVAIMSKLPLKQAPQLFHIPFDNISNERKKDTRGILHAQYTLPDGKSLGTYSIHFPAPYHPKQLRQQALTFLNQLQKKHQHLDYHIAAGDFNVSREESDKTLIFQKIAQKQWLTPHLSAKAYVNKSNVGSNYYAKKKSWSFLDVILLSQNFTDNQQWEYTNDSFHILNNAFIMQDQSNKPKSYNFVSKQGVSDHFPVALNIELQ, encoded by the coding sequence ATGTTGAAACAAAAAAAAATAAGTCTTAGCACAAGTTTTATTTTATGCTTCTTTTTATTATTTTGTGCATGTAAAAATCAATTGTTAAAAACCCAGCATCATAACTCAAATAAAAAAACCAACTTATTCATCATGACATACAACGTAGAAAATTTATTTGACATTAAAGATGACCCTAAAAAAGACGATGAAACATTCCTACCTTACGCTTTAAAGAAAAATAAAAAGCATCATGCGCATTGTGCAAAAATACGTAACTATAAATGGAAAAAACAATGTTTTGATCTTAACTGGGATAAAATAGCTTATGAAACCAAATTAAAAAATATTGCACACGTCATTGCCTTGCAAAATAAAAATAATGGGCCTGACATTCTGTTTTTACAAGAAATTGAAAATATAAATGTTTTACAAGATCTGAATCAGCTTTTACCTAAAAAAGTGCAGTTTCAATCTATTTCATTGATAGAAGGCCAAGATACTCGTGGGATTGATGTTGCTATTATGAGTAAACTCCCTCTTAAACAAGCCCCCCAACTGTTTCACATTCCCTTTGATAATATTTCTAATGAACGCAAAAAAGATACTAGGGGCATCTTACATGCTCAATACACTTTACCCGATGGCAAAAGCTTAGGCACCTATAGCATTCACTTTCCTGCCCCCTACCATCCCAAACAACTAAGACAACAAGCTTTAACTTTCCTTAATCAATTGCAAAAAAAACATCAGCATTTAGATTATCATATTGCTGCTGGTGATTTTAATGTTAGTCGCGAAGAAAGTGATAAAACTTTAATTTTTCAAAAAATTGCACAAAAACAGTGGTTAACCCCACACCTTAGCGCAAAAGCGTATGTAAACAAAAGCAATGTTGGAAGCAATTATTATGCAAAGAAAAAGTCTTGGTCGTTTTTAGATGTTATCTTATTGAGTCAAAACTTCACGGACAACCAACAGTGGGAATATACAAATGATAGCTTTCATATCTTAAATAACGCTTTTATCATGCAAGATCAAAGCAATAAACCCAAAAGCTATAACTTTGTAAGTAAGCAAGGAGTTTCAGATCATTTTCCCGTAGCTTTAAATATAGAGTTACAATAG
- a CDS encoding NCS2 family permease, with protein MHAQSKKDILGGVTTFLTMAYIVVVNPSVIAQPGTGMSFSGVMTATVLLAFTMTLLMGLYAKLPFAVAPGLGVNAFFTYTIVLGKGVAWPVALGAVFWAGVLFLLCSAFNIREKIVMAIPQNIREALAVGLGLFLAFIGLKNMGVVAPDPATFVKLGEINLEVILALAAMILTAFLLMRGWNSAYLLTIVFSTILANLLGLVEWPEQFFSMPDFKSVFLAFQPLEALKLSLLPTIVSLFFTDMFDSLSTFVGVAKATNMENKDGQPKNLKQGLIVDALATLFAGVFGTSSGTAYMESAVGIKAGGKTGLSAIVTAVCFLPCFFIAPLVAIIPAYVSGAILVLVGMAMFQSVKGMNFARYEEAIPNFMVILLIPLTFSITHGILWGFISHTLLFVLAGRQKEVSFTMYILAMIATALIVMEQMGV; from the coding sequence ATGCATGCACAAAGCAAGAAAGATATACTGGGTGGGGTAACTACTTTTTTAACCATGGCATATATTGTGGTGGTCAATCCCAGTGTTATTGCTCAGCCAGGAACAGGAATGAGCTTTTCTGGAGTCATGACGGCCACAGTTTTGTTGGCTTTTACCATGACCTTATTGATGGGCTTGTATGCCAAGTTACCTTTTGCAGTTGCACCGGGTTTGGGGGTGAATGCATTTTTTACCTATACTATTGTATTGGGTAAAGGTGTTGCGTGGCCAGTTGCTTTAGGGGCAGTGTTTTGGGCTGGGGTGCTGTTTTTGCTTTGTTCGGCTTTTAATATTAGAGAAAAAATTGTCATGGCCATACCACAAAATATCCGAGAAGCTTTGGCAGTGGGCTTGGGTTTATTTTTGGCTTTTATAGGCCTAAAAAATATGGGAGTGGTTGCGCCAGATCCAGCTACGTTTGTAAAGTTGGGTGAAATAAATTTAGAAGTTATTTTAGCGCTTGCAGCCATGATTTTGACCGCTTTTTTGCTGATGCGCGGCTGGAACAGTGCTTATTTGTTAACCATTGTGTTTTCTACAATTTTAGCCAATTTATTGGGTTTGGTAGAGTGGCCTGAACAATTTTTTAGTATGCCAGATTTCAAGTCAGTTTTTTTAGCCTTTCAACCTCTGGAAGCTTTAAAACTTAGTTTGCTGCCCACCATTGTTTCATTATTTTTTACAGATATGTTTGACTCCTTATCTACATTTGTTGGTGTTGCAAAAGCCACAAACATGGAAAATAAAGACGGCCAGCCTAAAAACTTAAAACAAGGTTTGATTGTAGATGCCTTGGCCACGTTATTTGCAGGTGTTTTTGGAACTTCTTCAGGCACAGCTTATATGGAAAGTGCAGTGGGAATTAAAGCTGGGGGAAAAACTGGATTAAGCGCTATTGTAACAGCAGTCTGTTTTTTGCCATGTTTTTTTATTGCGCCATTGGTTGCAATAATCCCCGCCTATGTATCAGGAGCTATTTTGGTTTTGGTAGGCATGGCCATGTTTCAATCGGTTAAGGGCATGAACTTTGCTCGTTATGAAGAAGCCATCCCTAATTTTATGGTTATTTTATTGATTCCTCTAACTTTTTCTATCACACATGGCATTTTATGGGGTTTTATCAGCCATACCTTATTGTTTGTTTTAGCAGGTAGACAAAAAGAAGTTTCGTTCACCATGTATATTTTAGCCATGATTGCCACGGCTTTGATTGTGATGGAGCAAATGGGTGTTTAA
- a CDS encoding LysE family translocator, whose translation MFKELAPIFLIHLLGLFSPGPDFAVVLKNSFESQKKALFTALGIACGLMGHVTVSVLGLGVLLQQSFWLSQTIQAIGALYLGYLGVKIFLKSKPKNKTTINEITNSETQKKTSVGGFKEGFWVNVLNPKAGMFIMSLFAQMANSGKVLQLQLILAAFILISSWLWFSTVALFLNISYIRVIFLKNVPAIEKLMAFMLVVFAFLILRQIITVA comes from the coding sequence GTGTTTAAAGAGTTAGCGCCTATTTTTTTAATTCATTTATTGGGCCTTTTTAGTCCTGGACCAGATTTTGCGGTGGTCCTAAAAAACAGTTTTGAATCACAAAAAAAAGCTTTGTTTACGGCTTTAGGCATAGCATGCGGCTTGATGGGGCATGTTACCGTCTCTGTGCTGGGGTTGGGTGTGCTTTTGCAGCAGTCTTTTTGGTTAAGCCAAACCATTCAAGCAATAGGGGCCTTGTACTTAGGGTATTTGGGGGTGAAAATTTTTTTAAAATCAAAACCAAAAAACAAGACAACAATCAATGAAATAACAAATTCAGAGACACAAAAAAAAACATCAGTAGGTGGATTCAAAGAAGGTTTTTGGGTCAACGTGCTTAATCCAAAAGCGGGTATGTTTATCATGAGTTTATTTGCACAAATGGCCAATTCAGGTAAAGTTTTACAATTGCAATTAATTTTAGCAGCGTTTATTCTGATCAGTTCTTGGTTATGGTTTTCAACGGTAGCCTTGTTTTTAAATATTTCTTACATCAGGGTCATTTTTTTAAAAAATGTGCCGGCCATAGAAAAATTAATGGCTTTTATGTTAGTCGTGTTTGCTTTTTTAATTTTAAGACAAATTATAACGGTAGCTTGA
- the dxs gene encoding 1-deoxy-D-xylulose-5-phosphate synthase produces the protein MDLIDQKEYKAGPLLNRVDNPKQLRESVSVKQLPQLCQELRQYIIDIVSEQGGHLGASLGVIEMTVALHYAYNTPHDQLVWDVGHQAYAHKILTERRDVFPSNRKYGGISGFPKRSESEYDTFGVGHSSTSISAALGMAVASKLTPEDNRKCIAVIGDGAMNAGLSFEALNHGGVEEADILVVLNDNCMSIDPNVGALKEYLSHITASHTYNRIKDEVWSLLGKISNFGPDPRAVVQRLTDILKNSVLKESNFFESLKWRYFGPIDGHNVEQMVRMFKDLKDIPGPKLLHCITTKGKGYQPAEDGSATVWHAPGLFDKNNGKIIKSVKSEPQPPKFQDVFGHTLVELAKNNKKIAGVTPAMPTGCSLKFMMEEIPERSFDVGIAEQHAVTFSAGLATQGMIPFCNIYSSFMQRAYDQVIHDVALQDLQVIFCLDRGGLVGADGATHHGAYDIAYMRCIPNMIVACPMDEIELRNMMFTAQEENHGPFSIRYPRGQGFIADWQKPFSSLKIGQGRQLTQGSDLAILSVGAIGTEAVQAVKDLQHKGISVAHYDMRFVKPIDQELLHTVFKNHDKVLTLEDGCLQGGFGSAVLEFMADHDYQAKVVRLGIPDRYIQHGTQPELYKECGYDADAIVQACLELSQIKNNKEPKTSVVSKKQLLMSEAI, from the coding sequence GTGGATTTAATCGATCAAAAAGAATACAAAGCAGGGCCTTTATTAAATCGTGTAGATAATCCTAAACAATTGCGAGAAAGTGTTTCGGTAAAACAATTGCCGCAACTTTGTCAGGAGTTAAGGCAGTATATTATAGATATTGTTTCCGAACAAGGTGGTCATCTTGGAGCCAGTCTGGGTGTCATTGAAATGACGGTTGCGCTTCATTATGCCTACAATACCCCACACGATCAATTGGTCTGGGATGTTGGACATCAGGCGTATGCCCACAAAATTTTGACGGAAAGAAGAGATGTTTTTCCAAGCAATCGTAAATATGGTGGTATCAGTGGCTTCCCTAAGCGTAGTGAAAGTGAATACGATACCTTTGGTGTAGGGCATTCATCAACCTCTATTTCAGCAGCATTGGGCATGGCGGTTGCCAGTAAATTAACACCAGAAGATAATCGCAAATGTATTGCTGTGATTGGTGATGGCGCTATGAATGCCGGCTTATCTTTTGAAGCGTTAAATCATGGTGGTGTAGAGGAAGCTGATATTTTAGTAGTGCTCAATGACAATTGTATGAGTATTGATCCCAATGTAGGCGCTTTAAAAGAATACTTATCCCATATCACGGCCAGTCATACATACAATAGGATTAAGGATGAAGTTTGGAGTTTGTTGGGTAAAATTTCTAATTTTGGACCAGACCCAAGAGCAGTGGTACAGCGTTTAACCGATATTTTGAAAAATTCTGTTTTAAAAGAGAGTAACTTTTTTGAATCCTTAAAGTGGCGTTATTTTGGTCCAATTGATGGGCATAATGTTGAGCAAATGGTGCGCATGTTCAAAGACTTAAAGGATATTCCTGGACCCAAGCTGTTGCACTGCATTACTACCAAAGGTAAGGGCTATCAACCTGCCGAGGATGGTTCTGCAACTGTGTGGCATGCCCCAGGCTTATTTGATAAAAATAACGGTAAAATTATAAAATCTGTTAAATCAGAGCCGCAACCACCTAAGTTTCAAGATGTTTTTGGACATACTTTGGTTGAGCTTGCTAAAAACAATAAAAAAATTGCAGGAGTTACACCTGCCATGCCTACAGGCTGTTCTTTAAAGTTTATGATGGAAGAAATTCCAGAAAGAAGTTTTGATGTTGGGATTGCCGAGCAACATGCAGTTACTTTTTCAGCTGGACTTGCCACGCAGGGCATGATTCCGTTTTGTAATATTTATTCTAGTTTCATGCAAAGAGCGTATGACCAAGTGATTCATGATGTTGCTTTGCAAGACTTGCAGGTCATTTTTTGCTTAGACAGAGGCGGTTTAGTGGGTGCGGACGGTGCAACTCACCATGGAGCCTATGACATTGCCTATATGCGTTGTATACCAAACATGATTGTTGCTTGTCCTATGGATGAAATTGAACTGCGGAATATGATGTTCACAGCGCAAGAAGAAAATCATGGTCCTTTTTCTATTCGTTACCCAAGAGGTCAAGGTTTTATAGCAGATTGGCAAAAGCCATTTTCATCGCTAAAAATAGGCCAGGGTAGGCAACTGACACAAGGCAGTGATCTAGCTATTTTAAGTGTAGGTGCAATTGGCACAGAAGCTGTACAAGCGGTAAAAGATTTACAGCATAAAGGTATAAGCGTTGCGCATTATGATATGCGTTTTGTTAAACCGATTGATCAAGAACTTTTACACACGGTCTTTAAAAACCATGATAAAGTTTTAACGCTAGAAGATGGCTGTTTACAAGGTGGTTTTGGCTCGGCAGTACTTGAGTTTATGGCCGACCATGACTATCAGGCTAAGGTTGTGCGTTTGGGTATTCCTGATCGTTATATTCAGCATGGCACCCAACCAGAACTTTATAAAGAATGTGGCTACGATGCTGATGCTATTGTACAAGCCTGTTTAGAGTTGTCTCAAATTAAAAATAATAAAGAACCAAAAACAAGTGTTGTATCAAAAAAACAATTGCTCATGAGTGAAGCTATATAG